In the genome of Cronobacter malonaticus LMG 23826, one region contains:
- a CDS encoding maltoporin — translation MNTTLRTVAVALAAALTSPCLLAASSSVPIDFHGYLRGGVGVSQDGGQEEWQKNKLGRLGNETDTYGEVELGSEVYKKDEVSFYVDSMVSMVSDGSHDNESTLNDDAQFGLRQLNLQIKGLIPGDPNAVIWGGKRYYQRHDLHIIDTKYWNISGSGAGIENYTLGPGAISFAWIRGDANDLDYRVDGDNDVNINYLDLRYAGWKPWAGAWTEFGIDYAMPNPTDKQKEYGGLYEADNGVMLTGEISQDMLGGYNKLVLQYANKGLAQNMVSQGGGWYDMWNYVNDATGYRVINTGLIPITDKFSFNHVLTWGSADDITATTDKSRLLSLVGRGQYQFTQYVRLIGEVGGFWQKDTYNNGADYKQSGEKYTIALGLADGPEFMSRPELRVFASYLNDSQNGKSLQDGTADDTWNFGVQVEAWW, via the coding sequence ATGAACACTACGCTACGCACAGTGGCCGTTGCGTTAGCTGCCGCGCTGACTTCACCTTGTCTGCTGGCCGCTTCATCTTCTGTACCCATTGATTTTCATGGCTATTTGCGTGGCGGCGTGGGCGTCTCGCAGGATGGTGGCCAGGAAGAGTGGCAGAAAAACAAGCTGGGGCGTCTGGGTAACGAAACCGACACCTATGGCGAAGTTGAACTGGGCTCTGAAGTTTACAAAAAAGACGAAGTCAGCTTTTATGTCGACAGCATGGTCAGCATGGTGTCCGACGGCTCCCACGATAACGAAAGCACGCTTAACGACGACGCCCAGTTCGGCCTGCGCCAGTTAAACCTGCAAATTAAAGGGCTGATCCCGGGCGATCCGAACGCGGTGATCTGGGGCGGCAAGCGCTACTACCAGCGCCACGACCTGCACATCATCGATACTAAATACTGGAACATCTCCGGCTCTGGCGCGGGGATCGAAAACTACACCTTAGGCCCGGGCGCGATCTCCTTCGCGTGGATCCGCGGCGACGCCAACGATCTCGACTACCGCGTCGATGGCGATAACGACGTTAACATCAACTATCTCGATCTGCGTTACGCGGGCTGGAAGCCGTGGGCAGGCGCCTGGACGGAGTTTGGCATCGATTACGCCATGCCAAACCCGACCGACAAACAGAAAGAGTACGGCGGCCTGTATGAAGCCGATAACGGCGTGATGCTGACCGGCGAAATCAGCCAGGACATGCTCGGCGGCTATAACAAACTGGTGTTGCAGTACGCTAATAAGGGCCTTGCGCAGAACATGGTGTCGCAGGGCGGCGGCTGGTATGACATGTGGAACTACGTCAACGACGCTACCGGCTATCGCGTGATCAACACCGGCCTGATTCCGATCACCGACAAGTTCTCGTTTAACCATGTGCTGACCTGGGGCTCGGCGGACGACATCACCGCCACGACCGATAAATCACGCCTGCTGTCGCTGGTAGGGCGCGGTCAGTACCAGTTCACGCAGTATGTGCGCCTCATCGGGGAAGTGGGCGGATTCTGGCAGAAGGACACCTATAACAACGGCGCGGATTACAAGCAGAGCGGCGAAAAATACACTATCGCGCTTGGCCTCGCCGATGGCCCGGAATTTATGTCACGCCCGGAACTGCGTGTGTTCGCCTCTTATCTGAACGATTCGCAGAACGGTAAATCCCTGCAGGACGGCACGGCGGACGACACCTGGAACTTCGGCGTTCAGGTCGAAGCCTGGTGGTAA
- a CDS encoding glucose PTS transporter subunit EIIB, with protein sequence MVSLKSFLHHVTRPQPATTQTLTEEEREQIARLVADFGGQENIESVDACMTRLRVKVKELTRVDTEALQSEGALGVIILGQEVHAIFGKQSDALRKLLDERFRNA encoded by the coding sequence ATGGTTAGCCTGAAATCGTTTCTGCACCACGTCACCCGCCCGCAGCCCGCCACTACCCAGACGTTAACCGAAGAGGAGCGCGAGCAGATCGCGCGTCTGGTGGCAGATTTCGGCGGGCAGGAGAATATTGAGAGCGTGGACGCCTGCATGACGCGTCTGCGCGTCAAAGTCAAAGAGCTGACCCGCGTCGATACCGAGGCGTTGCAGTCGGAAGGGGCATTAGGCGTGATTATTCTCGGCCAGGAAGTCCATGCGATTTTCGGTAAGCAATCCGACGCGCTGCGCAAACTACTGGATGAGCGTTTCAGAAACGCGTGA
- a CDS encoding DUF2955 domain-containing protein gives MSINTLARVFTPHGNIVYTANDFRQTLRIMVAGVIALSISSFYNTSYGVFFVIYPIMLLSLVPVFNRHVAKQFIFSAALNCVEMVIIVGYLWQWPVIMTGVVFALYVMRFRFMSKGPLFLFGSMGVVCQSVMLNFMSYPTSDWHTLLFSNMEASVMAVGLSALMHYLLPDVEPRKPPPLIEKDAARVRHEYLLSGTVATLNFVVFQMADLSDSLSALMAGILILFPMHYRGAVLSSLWRVVGVVIGCLYVLLVQLVLYDHSSHMVLMMPLIALGFAFSARLHVMEKVGAGVGFASITTLGIMFGQNLHPDTDLVFSDLYRISSVTVSLLITLTMVFLVHLILNRFPATRYVVKSEP, from the coding sequence ATGTCTATTAACACACTGGCGCGGGTCTTTACCCCGCACGGCAACATCGTCTATACGGCGAATGACTTCCGCCAGACGCTGCGCATCATGGTGGCGGGCGTCATCGCGCTCAGCATTTCGAGTTTCTACAACACCAGTTATGGCGTCTTTTTTGTTATCTACCCGATCATGCTGCTGTCACTGGTGCCGGTTTTTAACCGCCACGTCGCGAAGCAGTTTATCTTCAGCGCCGCGCTGAACTGTGTCGAAATGGTGATTATTGTCGGTTATCTGTGGCAATGGCCGGTGATCATGACGGGCGTGGTGTTTGCGCTCTACGTGATGCGTTTTCGCTTTATGAGCAAAGGCCCGCTGTTTCTCTTCGGCTCAATGGGCGTCGTCTGCCAGAGCGTGATGCTCAACTTTATGAGCTACCCGACCAGCGACTGGCACACGCTGCTCTTTTCCAATATGGAAGCGAGCGTGATGGCCGTAGGCCTAAGCGCGCTGATGCACTATCTGCTACCGGATGTCGAACCGCGCAAGCCGCCGCCGCTGATTGAAAAAGACGCCGCGCGGGTGCGCCATGAATATTTGCTTTCCGGCACGGTGGCGACGCTCAATTTCGTGGTGTTTCAGATGGCGGATTTAAGCGATTCGCTCTCGGCGCTGATGGCGGGCATCCTGATCCTCTTTCCCATGCATTATCGCGGCGCGGTGTTAAGCTCGCTGTGGCGCGTGGTGGGCGTGGTGATTGGCTGTCTCTATGTGCTGCTGGTGCAGCTGGTGCTCTACGATCACAGCAGCCACATGGTGCTGATGATGCCGCTTATCGCGCTCGGCTTTGCCTTCAGCGCCCGCCTGCACGTGATGGAAAAGGTCGGCGCGGGTGTCGGGTTCGCCAGTATCACCACGCTCGGCATCATGTTCGGGCAGAACCTTCACCCTGATACCGATCTCGTTTTCAGCGATCTCTACCGCATCAGCTCCGTCACCGTGTCGCTGCTTATCACGCTGACGATGGTGTTTTTAGTGCACCTGATTTTGAACCGCTTCCCCGCCACCCGTTACGTGGTGAAAAGCGAGCCGTAG
- a CDS encoding MarR family winged helix-turn-helix transcriptional regulator codes for MTEDERFARRPMGMRMAMIVRQWRAIIDSAITDTGLTQSGWTVLMQLDQQGDNLSVSELAQVQGIELPPLMRTLACLESKGLLVRTTSPWDKRIRLVSLTDEGRAMLATLNTVIARYQARVSHNIPAQDMDIFSDTLNQIARNLRTIRDEDANNAQ; via the coding sequence ATGACTGAAGATGAACGGTTCGCCCGCCGTCCGATGGGCATGCGCATGGCGATGATAGTGCGTCAGTGGCGCGCCATTATCGATAGTGCGATTACCGACACCGGCCTGACGCAGTCTGGCTGGACGGTGCTGATGCAGCTCGATCAGCAGGGGGATAATCTTTCGGTCAGCGAACTGGCGCAGGTGCAGGGCATTGAACTGCCGCCGCTGATGCGCACGCTGGCGTGCCTTGAAAGTAAAGGTTTGCTGGTGCGCACTACGTCACCCTGGGACAAACGCATTCGCCTGGTTTCGCTCACCGACGAAGGGCGGGCGATGCTTGCCACGCTTAACACGGTGATTGCGCGCTACCAGGCGCGCGTGTCACACAATATTCCCGCGCAGGATATGGACATCTTCAGCGACACCTTAAACCAGATCGCGCGTAATCTGCGCACGATCCGCGACGAAGACGCTAACAACGCACAATAA
- a CDS encoding LacI family DNA-binding transcriptional regulator: protein MSTMQEVAKKAGVSKATVSRVLSGKGYVSEETRKQVFEAIDATGYRPNLLARNLATNTSQCIGMVVTNTLYSGSYFSEILSRAAKKLEENGRQLILVDGKHSAREEREAIEFLLDLRCDAIILYPRFLGVDEIDEIISQTRQPVMVVNRKLRKHQSHCVCCDHKNASFNATRALLERGHREIAFITGSPDSPTALERLAGYKEALRQHGITPATSLIVEGKWTPASGAQAVKTLLESGTSFSGLIASNDDMAVGALKALTDAGIPVPQQVSLIGFDNSPTAPFLSPALASVKDPVTDMVHETINRLIAMLDGGYLSRDNLFVSEFILRDSVGNGPYCARS from the coding sequence ATGTCGACAATGCAGGAAGTGGCCAAAAAAGCGGGCGTCTCTAAGGCCACCGTGTCTCGCGTGCTCTCCGGCAAAGGGTATGTCAGCGAAGAGACGCGCAAACAGGTGTTCGAGGCCATCGACGCCACCGGCTACCGGCCCAATCTGCTGGCGCGCAATCTCGCGACCAATACCTCCCAGTGCATAGGGATGGTGGTCACCAACACGCTCTACAGCGGCAGCTACTTCAGCGAGATCCTCTCGCGCGCAGCGAAAAAGCTGGAAGAAAATGGCCGCCAGTTGATTCTGGTGGACGGTAAACACAGCGCCCGCGAAGAGCGCGAGGCGATTGAGTTTCTGCTCGATTTACGCTGCGACGCCATCATCCTCTATCCGCGCTTTCTCGGTGTTGACGAGATTGACGAGATCATCAGCCAGACCCGCCAGCCGGTGATGGTGGTGAACCGTAAGCTGCGGAAACACCAGAGCCACTGCGTCTGCTGCGACCATAAAAACGCGAGCTTTAACGCCACCCGCGCGCTGCTGGAGCGCGGGCATCGCGAGATCGCATTTATCACCGGATCGCCTGATTCCCCTACCGCGCTGGAGCGTCTGGCGGGCTACAAAGAGGCGCTACGCCAGCACGGCATTACGCCTGCAACGTCGCTGATTGTGGAAGGCAAATGGACGCCCGCGAGCGGCGCGCAGGCGGTAAAGACGCTGCTGGAAAGCGGCACGTCATTTAGCGGGCTTATCGCCAGCAACGACGATATGGCGGTCGGCGCGCTGAAAGCGCTGACGGACGCGGGCATTCCGGTGCCGCAGCAGGTGTCGCTGATAGGCTTTGATAACAGCCCCACCGCGCCCTTTTTAAGCCCGGCGCTCGCCAGCGTGAAAGACCCCGTCACGGATATGGTGCATGAAACGATAAACCGCCTGATAGCGATGCTCGACGGCGGCTATCTCTCGCGCGATAACCTGTTCGTTTCAGAGTTTATCCTGCGCGATTCGGTGGGGAATGGGCCTTACTGCGCCCGATCGTAA
- a CDS encoding LacI family DNA-binding transcriptional regulator: MKSKSATLEDVARHAGVSYQTVSRVLNKSANVSEATRRKVEEAIAHLRYVPNRLAQQLVGKQSMTLGLVTTSLALHAPSQVAAAVKRYANLDGYQVLISMIDENVSQGIQDSINELKSQLVDKVIINVPLETQEAERIAADNDDILCLFLDVDPYSSVFNVSFNPADGTRASVKYLYELGHRDIALLAGPERSVSARLRLKSWLETLESYGLTPVTVLHGNWDAQSGYAGALQMLREAPHFTAVLVANDQMALGVLSAFHQQQLSIPGQKSVIGYDDTYESSFFYPALTTVSLDLDMQGKEAVRRLLEASESDASRLSSILPARLVIRHSTGPREDDAPDMRKIADELRLIASRLSQ; this comes from the coding sequence ATGAAGTCTAAAAGCGCCACACTGGAAGACGTCGCTCGCCATGCGGGGGTTTCCTACCAGACGGTGTCTCGTGTTTTGAATAAGTCTGCGAATGTCTCTGAAGCCACGCGCCGCAAGGTGGAGGAGGCAATCGCGCATCTGCGTTATGTGCCTAACCGACTGGCGCAGCAGCTGGTCGGCAAGCAGAGCATGACGCTTGGCCTGGTCACCACATCGCTTGCATTACATGCGCCGTCGCAGGTGGCGGCGGCGGTGAAACGTTACGCAAATCTGGATGGCTACCAGGTATTGATCTCAATGATCGATGAGAACGTCAGCCAGGGAATTCAGGATTCCATCAACGAACTCAAGTCCCAGCTGGTGGATAAGGTTATCATCAACGTACCGCTGGAGACCCAGGAAGCGGAGAGAATCGCCGCCGATAACGACGATATCCTGTGCCTGTTCCTTGATGTGGACCCGTACAGCTCGGTGTTTAACGTCTCTTTTAATCCGGCGGACGGCACGCGCGCGAGCGTGAAGTATTTATACGAACTGGGGCATCGCGATATCGCACTGCTGGCGGGGCCGGAGCGCTCGGTGTCCGCGCGGCTGCGCCTCAAAAGCTGGCTTGAGACGCTGGAGAGCTACGGCCTGACGCCAGTGACGGTGCTGCATGGCAACTGGGACGCGCAGAGCGGCTACGCGGGCGCGCTGCAAATGCTGCGTGAAGCGCCGCATTTCACCGCCGTGCTGGTGGCGAACGACCAGATGGCGCTTGGCGTGCTGAGCGCGTTTCATCAGCAGCAGCTCTCCATTCCGGGGCAGAAATCGGTGATTGGCTATGACGACACCTACGAAAGCTCGTTTTTCTATCCGGCGCTGACCACCGTCTCGCTCGATCTCGACATGCAGGGCAAAGAGGCGGTGCGGCGGTTGCTGGAAGCGAGCGAAAGCGACGCCTCACGGCTTTCTTCCATTCTCCCGGCGCGGCTGGTGATTCGTCACTCCACCGGCCCGCGTGAAGACGACGCGCCTGATATGCGCAAAATCGCCGATGAGCTGCGTCTTATCGCAAGCCGTCTCAGCCAGTAA
- a CDS encoding HlyD family secretion protein, producing the protein MMTPEQKFARWVRVSIATFLAMFVYFILADIWIPLTPDSTVMRVVTPVSSRVSGYVAAVHVANNSHVKKGDLLFELDAAPFTNRVEAAEIALRQARLANEQLDAQIVAARASLNTARLTARNDKVTFDRYQRLSTMQNVSQQDLDKVRTTWQTSEQAVAQLEAKINELTIERGERDDNRNVTLEKYRNALQDAQLNLGWTQIRAEADGTVSNLQLSPGWFAAAGTPALALVSEHTDIVADFREKSLRHTHAGTDAAVVFDALPGQVFHAHVTSHDAGILAGQQAVNGQLSQPEESNRWVRDARRMRIHVALDEPLPATLPTGARATVQLYNSEGPFARFFSGVQIHLISLLHYVY; encoded by the coding sequence ATGATGACTCCGGAACAAAAATTTGCCCGCTGGGTAAGGGTGAGTATTGCCACTTTCCTGGCAATGTTCGTTTACTTCATTCTCGCCGATATCTGGATCCCGCTGACGCCGGATTCCACCGTGATGCGCGTGGTGACGCCTGTTTCATCGCGCGTGTCGGGCTACGTGGCGGCGGTGCATGTCGCCAACAACAGCCATGTGAAAAAGGGCGATCTGCTGTTTGAGCTGGATGCCGCGCCGTTTACCAACCGCGTCGAGGCGGCGGAAATCGCGCTGCGCCAGGCGCGGCTTGCCAACGAGCAACTGGACGCGCAGATTGTCGCGGCCAGGGCCAGCCTCAACACCGCCCGCCTGACGGCGCGCAACGATAAAGTCACCTTTGACCGCTATCAGCGCCTGAGCACGATGCAAAACGTCTCGCAGCAGGATCTCGACAAGGTGCGCACCACCTGGCAGACCAGCGAACAGGCGGTGGCGCAGCTGGAGGCGAAAATCAACGAACTGACCATCGAGCGCGGCGAACGGGACGACAACCGCAACGTGACGCTGGAGAAATACCGCAACGCGCTACAGGACGCGCAGCTTAATCTCGGCTGGACTCAGATCCGCGCCGAAGCCGACGGCACCGTCAGCAACCTGCAGTTAAGCCCCGGCTGGTTTGCCGCCGCCGGTACGCCCGCGCTGGCGCTGGTGAGCGAGCACACCGATATCGTGGCCGATTTCCGTGAGAAGAGCCTGCGCCACACGCACGCGGGCACCGACGCCGCCGTGGTGTTCGACGCGCTGCCAGGCCAGGTGTTCCACGCGCACGTCACCAGCCATGACGCCGGGATACTGGCGGGCCAGCAGGCGGTGAATGGCCAGCTGTCGCAGCCGGAGGAGTCGAACCGCTGGGTGCGCGACGCGCGGCGTATGCGCATTCACGTGGCGCTGGACGAGCCGTTGCCTGCGACGCTGCCGACCGGCGCGCGCGCCACCGTGCAGCTCTATAACAGCGAAGGTCCGTTCGCCCGCTTCTTCTCGGGCGTACAGATCCACCTGATAAGCCTGCTGCACTATGTGTATTAA
- a CDS encoding beta-galactosidase yields the protein MNKFAPLSPKVSALLHGADYNPEQWENYPGTVESDIAMMQQAKCNVMSVGIFSWAKLEPEEGVFRFEWLDEIIDKLYQGGIHVFLATPSGARPAWMSQKYPQVLRVGRDRVPALHGGRHNHCMSSPVYRDKTATINRLLAERYAHHPAVLGWHISNEYGGECHCDLCQENFRGWLKARYGTLDKLNEAWWSTFWSHTFTDWSQIESPAPQGENSIHGLNLDWRRFNTAQVTDFCRHELAPLKAVNPELPATTNFMEYFYDYDYWQLAEPLDFISWDSYPMWHRDKDETELACYTAMYHDLMRTLKHGKPFVLMESTPGTTNWQPTSKLKKPGMHILSSLQAVAHGADSVQYFQWRKSRGSVEKFHGAVVDHVGHLDTRIGREVAQLGDILSQLDPVVGARVDAQVAVIFDWESRWAMDDAQGPRNLGLEYEKTVAEHYRPFWEQGIAVDIINADADLSGYKLVIAPMLYMVRDGFAQRAEAFVEQGGHFVTTYWSGIVNETDLCHLGGFPGPLRKLLGIWAEEIDCLADGERNLIQGLAGNEAGLQGPYQVRHLCDLIHTEGATALATYRDDFYAGRAAVTVNAFGAGKAWYVASRNDLAFQRDFFANIINELALTRALAADFPPGVTAHARHDGESAFIFVENYTGAPQSVTLPEGCADMLTGDALSGRLSLAPWGCRILRRRLA from the coding sequence ATGAACAAATTTGCGCCTTTAAGTCCGAAGGTCAGCGCCCTTTTGCACGGTGCGGACTATAACCCGGAGCAGTGGGAGAACTACCCCGGCACGGTAGAGAGCGATATCGCCATGATGCAGCAGGCGAAATGCAACGTGATGTCGGTGGGCATTTTTAGCTGGGCGAAACTGGAGCCTGAAGAGGGCGTGTTTCGCTTCGAGTGGCTCGACGAGATTATCGACAAGCTGTATCAGGGCGGCATTCACGTGTTTCTCGCCACGCCGAGCGGCGCGCGTCCGGCCTGGATGTCGCAGAAATACCCGCAGGTGCTGCGCGTCGGGCGCGACCGCGTTCCGGCGCTGCATGGCGGCCGTCATAACCACTGCATGAGTTCGCCGGTCTATCGCGACAAAACCGCGACCATCAACCGCCTGCTGGCGGAGCGTTACGCGCACCATCCGGCGGTGCTCGGCTGGCATATCTCCAACGAATATGGCGGCGAGTGCCATTGCGATTTATGCCAGGAGAATTTCCGCGGCTGGCTGAAAGCGCGCTACGGCACGCTCGATAAACTGAACGAAGCCTGGTGGAGCACGTTCTGGAGCCACACCTTTACCGACTGGTCGCAGATTGAATCTCCGGCGCCGCAGGGCGAAAACTCTATTCACGGCCTGAATCTCGACTGGCGGCGCTTTAACACCGCGCAGGTTACTGATTTCTGCCGTCACGAACTGGCCCCGCTGAAGGCGGTGAACCCGGAATTACCGGCCACCACCAACTTCATGGAGTATTTCTACGATTACGACTACTGGCAGCTCGCCGAGCCGCTCGACTTTATCTCCTGGGACAGCTACCCGATGTGGCACCGCGATAAAGACGAAACCGAGCTTGCCTGCTACACCGCCATGTACCACGACCTGATGCGTACCTTAAAGCACGGCAAACCGTTCGTGTTGATGGAATCGACGCCGGGTACAACCAACTGGCAGCCCACCAGCAAGCTGAAAAAGCCGGGCATGCATATTCTCTCTTCGCTCCAGGCGGTGGCGCACGGCGCGGATTCGGTGCAGTACTTCCAGTGGCGCAAGAGCCGCGGCTCGGTAGAAAAATTCCACGGCGCGGTGGTGGATCACGTCGGTCATCTCGACACCCGTATCGGGCGCGAAGTGGCGCAGCTTGGCGATATCTTAAGCCAGCTTGATCCGGTGGTCGGCGCGCGCGTGGATGCGCAGGTGGCGGTGATTTTCGACTGGGAAAGCCGCTGGGCGATGGATGACGCGCAGGGGCCGCGCAACCTGGGGCTGGAGTATGAAAAGACCGTCGCCGAGCACTACCGGCCCTTCTGGGAGCAGGGGATCGCGGTCGATATCATTAACGCCGACGCCGATCTCAGCGGCTATAAACTGGTTATCGCGCCGATGCTCTACATGGTGCGCGACGGGTTTGCGCAGCGCGCCGAAGCCTTTGTCGAACAGGGTGGCCACTTTGTGACCACCTACTGGAGCGGCATCGTCAACGAGACCGATCTCTGCCATCTCGGCGGTTTCCCCGGCCCGCTGCGTAAGCTGCTGGGCATCTGGGCGGAAGAGATCGACTGCCTCGCCGACGGCGAACGCAACCTGATTCAGGGGCTGGCGGGCAACGAGGCGGGCTTGCAGGGGCCGTATCAGGTGCGCCATCTGTGCGATCTCATCCACACCGAAGGGGCGACGGCGCTTGCCACCTATCGCGACGATTTCTATGCCGGACGCGCGGCGGTGACGGTGAACGCGTTTGGCGCGGGCAAAGCCTGGTATGTGGCCTCGCGTAACGATCTCGCCTTCCAGCGCGATTTCTTCGCCAACATTATTAACGAGCTGGCGCTTACGCGCGCGCTGGCGGCGGATTTCCCGCCGGGCGTCACCGCGCATGCCCGTCATGATGGCGAATCCGCGTTTATCTTCGTTGAAAACTACACCGGCGCGCCGCAGTCGGTGACGCTGCCGGAGGGCTGCGCCGATATGCTGACCGGCGACGCGCTGAGCGGCAGGCTGTCGCTCGCCCCGTGGGGCTGTCGCATTCTGCGTCGCCGCCTCGCCTGA
- a CDS encoding glycoside hydrolase family 53 protein: MKLCKPALLAVSLACCFSAFAANMTQITPKPLNLPADFIKGADISTLPELERQGAKFYDADHKQQDALTILRENGVNYVRLRLWVDPKDSAGAPYGGGTNDLATTLALAKRVKAQGMRLLLDFHYSDFWTDPGKQFKPKAWENQNYDQLKTTIHDYTRDTIAEFKKAGVLPDMVQIGNEINGGILWPEGKSWGQGGGEFDRLAGLLNAAISGLRENLTQGEQVKIMLHLAEGTKNDTFRWWFDEITKRQVPFDVIGLSMYTYWNGPISALKANMDDISKRYNKDVIVVEAAYAYTLENCDNAENSFQQKEEKEGGYPATVQGQYDYVHDLMQSVANVENHRGKGIFYWEPAWIAVPGNTWATPAGMKYIHDEWKTGNARENQAFFDCHGNVLPSVKVFN, translated from the coding sequence ATGAAACTGTGTAAACCTGCACTGCTTGCTGTCTCGCTGGCCTGCTGTTTTTCCGCTTTCGCCGCCAACATGACGCAGATAACGCCAAAGCCGCTTAACCTCCCGGCGGATTTTATCAAGGGCGCGGATATCTCCACGCTGCCGGAGCTGGAACGCCAGGGCGCGAAGTTCTACGACGCCGATCACAAGCAACAGGACGCGCTGACCATTTTGCGCGAGAACGGCGTGAACTACGTGCGCCTGCGCCTGTGGGTTGACCCGAAAGATAGCGCGGGCGCGCCTTACGGCGGCGGCACCAACGATCTCGCCACCACGCTTGCGCTGGCAAAACGCGTGAAAGCGCAGGGAATGCGCCTGCTGCTCGATTTCCACTACAGCGATTTCTGGACCGATCCTGGCAAGCAGTTCAAGCCGAAAGCCTGGGAAAACCAGAATTACGACCAGCTTAAAACCACGATTCACGACTACACCCGCGACACCATCGCCGAATTCAAAAAGGCGGGCGTGCTGCCGGATATGGTGCAGATCGGCAATGAAATTAACGGCGGCATTCTGTGGCCGGAAGGCAAAAGCTGGGGGCAGGGCGGCGGCGAGTTTGATCGTCTCGCGGGCCTGCTGAATGCCGCCATCAGCGGCCTGCGCGAAAACCTGACCCAGGGCGAGCAGGTGAAAATCATGCTGCATCTGGCCGAAGGCACCAAAAACGACACCTTCCGCTGGTGGTTCGATGAAATCACCAAACGCCAGGTGCCGTTCGATGTGATTGGGCTCTCGATGTACACCTACTGGAACGGCCCCATCAGCGCGCTGAAAGCCAATATGGACGACATCAGCAAACGCTACAACAAAGATGTGATTGTGGTGGAAGCCGCCTATGCGTACACGCTGGAGAACTGCGACAACGCCGAAAACAGCTTCCAGCAGAAAGAGGAAAAAGAGGGCGGCTACCCGGCGACGGTGCAGGGCCAGTACGACTACGTGCATGACCTGATGCAGAGCGTGGCGAACGTCGAAAACCATCGCGGCAAAGGCATTTTTTACTGGGAGCCGGCCTGGATTGCCGTACCGGGGAACACCTGGGCGACGCCTGCGGGTATGAAATATATCCATGATGAATGGAAAACCGGCAACGCCCGCGAAAACCAGGCGTTTTTCGATTGCCACGGCAACGTGCTGCCATCGGTAAAAGTCTTTAATTAA
- a CDS encoding putative T6SS immunity periplasmic lipoprotein, with product MKRLLVVMLTGLLTVCPSGADRISLEEPATVMARGDTVCLLVANKPDEVIRSVEIYSERGESLMESQLPEAKRHVARGQCLPDLGFSYRPGNRYSAYYYFQSLKGGPLRLFAAHFATAQTFPLKISATYDRAQ from the coding sequence ATGAAACGCCTGCTTGTCGTGATGCTAACCGGTTTACTGACGGTGTGTCCGTCTGGTGCGGACAGGATATCTCTTGAAGAGCCAGCCACGGTAATGGCGCGCGGCGATACGGTCTGTTTGCTGGTGGCGAATAAACCTGATGAGGTCATTCGCTCGGTTGAAATATACAGCGAGAGGGGAGAGTCCTTAATGGAATCGCAGTTGCCCGAGGCGAAACGCCACGTGGCGCGCGGGCAGTGTTTACCCGATTTGGGTTTCAGTTACCGCCCCGGCAACCGCTATTCTGCGTACTACTATTTCCAGAGCCTGAAAGGCGGTCCGCTCCGTTTATTCGCCGCGCATTTCGCGACGGCGCAGACTTTCCCGTTAAAAATCAGCGCCACTTACGATCGGGCGCAGTAA